The [Limnothrix rosea] IAM M-220 genome includes the window TGTTCCATCTTTGGCAAAAAAGCATTTTATGTGAAATCTTTTTTCTTCTCGTGTTTCCATCAAGATGTTATTTAGAAAAAGAAAAAAAATTGACATACATTCACTGACGTTTAATACGGAAAATCCCTGTCTAAAAAAACACCCTCAGATATTTCTATCTAAGGGCGATCGCCAACTATTGAAGATGATTTAAAGATATTATTTAGTGCTAAAGCGAGTTAGCACTGATCAAATCAGGACTGCGCAATTGACCCTTCGCCTCAACATGGGCAATCTGCGCTTGGCTGACCGTTGCATTTAAGGTCTGAGTTTTTGCGTCATACATTTGCATCAGCGTTTTTGGATATAAACCAACCGCAATAATGAGCACAGTAAAACAAGCCGCAATAAAAACTTCTCTCGGTCTAGCATCTTCGTAAACAGCATCACTAGGCAAAACACAGTCATTACCGAAACAGACAGGGGAGCTACTGGGGTTGATGCCACCCACTTTTTTGGGAGCACCAATCATACAGCTCAATAAATCGAGATCTTTCTTGTAGAAAATCTCACGCAACATAGACAGGAGATAAATGGGGGTAAGAATAACGCCCACTGCCGATAAAAAGACCGTAATTGTGCGGAATGTATTGCTGTAGATATCACTGGTTGCGAGGCCAACAAAAACAGATAGTTCGCCAACAAAGCCACTCATACCCGGTAGCGCTAGGGAGGCTAGAGCACCAATTGTAAACAGTGCAAATACGGTGGGCATCACTTGCCCAAGACCGCCAATTTCTGCCAAAACCATTGTCTTAGTGCGATCGTACGTTACACCGGCTAGGAAAAATAAAACCGACGCGATCAGGCCGTGGGAAAGCATTTGCAGCATTGCGCCGTTAATGCCGAGATCGGTAAAAGAGGCAATACCAATGAGCACAAAACCCATGTGGGAAATAGAGGAATAGGCGAGGCGACGCTTCATATTGGTCTGACCAAAGGAGCTCAATGCGCCGTAGACAATATTCACCACGCCTAAAACGACTAAAACTGGAGCAAAGTAAACATGGGCATCGGGTAACAGCTCAAGGTTAAAACGCATTAAGCCATAGCCACCCATTTTTAGTAATACGCCTGCTAGGAGCATGGAAATGGGGGAGGATGCTTCGCCATGGGCATCGGGCAACCAGGTGTGGAGGGGGAAGATTGCGAGTTTGACACCGAAGGCAATCAACAGGCCTGCGTAGAGCCATAGCTGAAGATTTAAGGGGTACTGATGCTCGGCGATCGCCGCAAAATCAAAGTTTGGCGCACCGGGCAAATTCAGGCTCAGGGCAAGGGCCGCAACGAGAATAAAAACTGAAGCCGCAGCCGTATAAAGCAAAAACTTCATGGCGGCATAGCGACGGCGTTTACCACCCCAAATACAAACTAAAAGATAAACAGGGATCAGTTCTACTTCCCACATGAGGAAGAACAAAAACAAATCCTTCGCCACAAATACACCAATCTGCGCAGCGTAGAGCAGCAGCATCAGGGCGTAGAACAACTTCGGACGACGATTAACCTGCCATGCCGAAAACATCGACAATGTCGTCACAAAGCCCGCTAACAACACCAATGGCATCGATATTCCATCAACGGCCAAGCTCCAGTTAATACCTAGAGGAGCAATCCAGCTATAGCTTTCTGTCAGTTGGAAGCTCGCAAGACTCGTGTCAAAGTTTTGCCAAAAGGCATAGCACATGAGCGCGAAATCAATGAGACCAACTAGAAGCGCGAACCAACGAACAGTCTTCCCCTCTTTGTCAGGAATCAAGGGGATGAACAGTGCGGAAATAGCTGGGAGGGCAATCATTGCCGTCAACCATGGGAATTGTTCTGCCATGAGTTGTGATTTTCTAATTGTGTAGAAATGTTTAGAACTTTTGCATAATACCAAATTATCCCCCGCCTCTAAAAAGATCTAATCCTGATGGGGTTGATGCATTTTGATAAGTATATTCAACGAAGTCAGGGTAAAAGGGGTACGGCGATCGCCACAAAAGTTGCTAATAAGAAACCCAGGTCATAAAAACCTGAGTCAAAAAACGAAAGATTGCGTCAATAAAATGAGCAAAAATAATTTAGAAATTTAGAAATTTAGGTGTCTTGCACTTTAACGCGGCGGGAGACGAGGGTAATGCCATCACTGCGCACAATAATTGCGGAGTACCAAACATCTCCGACTTCTTCTGGGGCTTCTACTCGTTTAAAAATACCGCCAGCGGGCAAAATATCTAGCTCAAAATTTTCGGGGTTGCTGTAGGTTCCTTCACCAATAATTTCCTCGGTCGCACCACCAAGCAAAATTTCATCCCCAAGGGGATCATTCACGATGACATCAAAGCCAAAATCTTCCTTGGGTTTAACGGTCTCAGGAATTAAAACGCGGACAGAGGGGGGATTGTCGCCACTCGTCAGTTCGGAGGATTCTGACAAAATTTCCTGTTGAACTAGTTGGCCATTTTCAAAGTATTGCTTCGAGCGCACCGTACTGTGGAGATGAGACCAGCGGCCTTCTAGTTTACGGATGCCACGGGTTTTGGTTTCGGTTTCGGCCATGAGGCGATCGCCGTCCTGTTCCCAGCTGAGAAGCTCGATGTCGTACTCCATGCGGGGATAATCTTGCCAAAGCTCCGCCAGAAATTCACCGTAGGATGCGCGACTGAGACCGTCTGAATGCTGAAATGTATCGCTGTAGAATCCTAAAGTTGTCTCCAGTTCGTGATTGTTGGCCGCGGTCTCAATGCTATTTAGTAAAGTGATGAGAGATTGGGGCGCAGTATTTGGTGTATTGGCATCACTCCGTA containing:
- a CDS encoding NAD(P)H-quinone oxidoreductase subunit 4, whose product is MAEQFPWLTAMIALPAISALFIPLIPDKEGKTVRWFALLVGLIDFALMCYAFWQNFDTSLASFQLTESYSWIAPLGINWSLAVDGISMPLVLLAGFVTTLSMFSAWQVNRRPKLFYALMLLLYAAQIGVFVAKDLFLFFLMWEVELIPVYLLVCIWGGKRRRYAAMKFLLYTAAASVFILVAALALSLNLPGAPNFDFAAIAEHQYPLNLQLWLYAGLLIAFGVKLAIFPLHTWLPDAHGEASSPISMLLAGVLLKMGGYGLMRFNLELLPDAHVYFAPVLVVLGVVNIVYGALSSFGQTNMKRRLAYSSISHMGFVLIGIASFTDLGINGAMLQMLSHGLIASVLFFLAGVTYDRTKTMVLAEIGGLGQVMPTVFALFTIGALASLALPGMSGFVGELSVFVGLATSDIYSNTFRTITVFLSAVGVILTPIYLLSMLREIFYKKDLDLLSCMIGAPKKVGGINPSSSPVCFGNDCVLPSDAVYEDARPREVFIAACFTVLIIAVGLYPKTLMQMYDAKTQTLNATVSQAQIAHVEAKGQLRSPDLISANSL